A genomic window from Candidatus Endomicrobium procryptotermitis includes:
- a CDS encoding MFS transporter: MITKKYVRKLVLFSVLNSFLLTFVFCDFVYAKNVKKLDNIEKMVENSMLIDSSYYDSNTLIIHILDSHSDYEAQRKISDIIDFYDKKKQIEKIFVEGAPLGKVNLNLFKSIDENLKKSILDKMLSEAQIGACEYYASYNNRDILFGMEDNDLYNKNLRLIQNMLSLYKESEAFFKNISEKIEVLKKIHMSGSFFDIDKAIEEENINSYSKIKAFLKKDDSFDETLYKDFFTYLYSKEQREKIDYKSAIKEISSLNKYLNSKMSYGKYMRVSDLISNSDDKNSLAEAYKIITKNAPDAEKFFPLIMEIFRINYVNLNLNPYDVYLQKQSLKKHIVERFASKEEKDIMYLADMVESLKQIYSLGITRTDLLNFINTRNNIKEISAKYMNIAESNTLVYLAENKITDLIYFNNLQRDLIFFNAVKDAINSEKSGKIGSAGISGINDFSNVFVVVTGGFHLEFTDFLRKNKISYLSIAPKIEKKSDRTQYLDAINFPGRIGSKNITFEHSAFAPPLLNAVTSNENEPLKGKIIKNIIQAWVSTAQESGVSKEDVYADMLDWLIKNGISESDIKNIEELSFLAAMLQEQRIKAEEKNVEKQEPQTKAPNISETNAKPEKKSIFTKIKGNLKAKFLRWNFPEIAAANAVFKSAKSYQELVNIIRNLKKVNTIEFDIKREGSDFYIECSKGFKVSIDEALNIVEKFAKKKSKTNIILNFDKSIDSDSGRILGFTLKIKNKFIIISSNKEFAASVDSAVYKNVSMVYKMPSGLSAEDALEEIENITAAGIFGLHIDKSIFDSVGVYLFSIKHHGKYLDLYIQDGKVDEQYSDFIFEGRGKTILISSEPATHLEQKKRSLAAHRNISAALFIHLVVGFEFFASFRNVYITKELGYEASYLSIILGLCALLAVMGSLISNYLSNLFGKRNVLMGNLFLHCAGDALLLFAGGSPILLGFALGVPAMAAAGIGALFIPFLYSSLKTIGKEDNFESVYGKIRSKFWIGFAISVLLGSLLAEVVTMTFVIAMSSILITFLSIYSLIMTKSIADNRQEEKTKEEKQFSNLKESKKIWNAVKTVLTTKNLNTMVIINFIIDSGLFVFLDLGMQLMLHNEGNGLRTLAIGIVVFSASLMQSVASKFVSKVSSFVNNYSRRIVYFTSLTALVAGFLVFHNFFFLIAFYLLASFWQGTSSVVEPAKVEKTLSDNISPYWFSAKIVINSVLAAVVELIIALLLFNNFAYATILMLMMAAITVFSAILSSSFSKRKNQKDFNELPNIMLTNRMLSAA; the protein is encoded by the coding sequence GATTTTTACGATAAAAAAAAGCAAATAGAAAAAATATTTGTTGAAGGTGCTCCTTTGGGAAAAGTAAATTTGAATTTATTTAAAAGTATTGATGAAAATCTTAAAAAAAGTATTTTGGACAAAATGCTTTCTGAAGCGCAGATAGGAGCATGTGAGTATTATGCCTCTTATAATAATAGAGACATTCTTTTTGGTATGGAGGACAATGATTTATATAATAAAAACCTGAGACTTATACAAAATATGTTATCGTTATACAAAGAGAGTGAAGCTTTTTTTAAAAATATTTCTGAAAAAATTGAAGTGTTAAAAAAAATTCATATGTCTGGTTCTTTTTTTGATATTGATAAGGCAATTGAAGAAGAAAATATAAATTCATATTCAAAAATAAAGGCATTTTTAAAAAAGGACGACAGTTTTGACGAAACTTTATATAAAGATTTTTTTACTTATTTATATTCAAAAGAACAAAGAGAAAAAATCGATTATAAGTCCGCCATTAAAGAAATATCCTCTTTAAACAAGTATTTAAACTCAAAAATGTCTTACGGTAAATATATGAGAGTCAGCGATTTAATTTCCAATTCCGATGATAAAAACTCCTTAGCCGAAGCTTATAAAATAATAACTAAAAACGCTCCTGATGCCGAAAAATTTTTTCCACTAATAATGGAGATTTTCAGAATAAATTATGTCAACCTTAATTTGAATCCTTATGACGTTTACTTACAAAAACAATCGTTAAAGAAGCACATTGTCGAACGATTTGCTTCCAAAGAAGAAAAAGATATTATGTATCTTGCAGACATGGTCGAATCGCTAAAACAGATATATTCGCTCGGCATAACAAGAACAGATTTGCTTAATTTTATAAATACTAGAAACAATATCAAAGAAATAAGCGCAAAATACATGAATATAGCTGAAAGCAATACTCTTGTATATTTAGCGGAAAATAAAATTACCGACCTTATATATTTTAATAATCTTCAAAGAGATTTGATTTTTTTCAATGCAGTTAAAGATGCAATAAATTCTGAGAAAAGCGGAAAAATAGGAAGCGCCGGCATATCAGGTATAAATGATTTTTCTAATGTTTTTGTAGTTGTTACAGGCGGGTTTCATTTGGAATTTACGGATTTTTTAAGAAAAAATAAAATATCATATTTAAGTATAGCCCCCAAAATCGAAAAAAAATCCGATAGAACGCAGTATTTAGATGCGATTAATTTTCCGGGAAGAATCGGCAGCAAAAATATTACCTTTGAGCATTCTGCCTTTGCTCCGCCTCTTTTAAATGCCGTAACTAGTAATGAGAATGAACCTTTGAAAGGGAAAATAATAAAAAATATAATACAGGCTTGGGTTTCGACCGCACAAGAATCGGGAGTATCTAAAGAAGATGTTTATGCGGATATGCTCGATTGGCTCATAAAAAATGGAATAAGCGAGAGCGATATAAAAAATATAGAAGAACTTTCTTTTCTGGCGGCAATGCTGCAAGAGCAAAGGATAAAGGCAGAAGAAAAAAATGTCGAAAAACAAGAACCGCAGACAAAAGCTCCCAACATAAGCGAAACAAATGCCAAGCCTGAAAAAAAATCGATTTTTACAAAAATAAAAGGAAATCTTAAAGCTAAATTTCTCAGATGGAATTTTCCTGAGATTGCCGCAGCTAATGCTGTTTTTAAATCCGCGAAATCATATCAGGAGTTAGTGAATATAATCAGAAATCTTAAAAAAGTGAATACCATTGAATTTGATATAAAGCGCGAAGGATCAGACTTTTATATTGAATGCAGCAAAGGTTTTAAGGTTTCAATAGATGAAGCGCTTAATATAGTTGAGAAATTCGCAAAAAAGAAAAGTAAAACCAATATTATATTAAACTTTGATAAAAGCATTGACAGTGACTCCGGCAGGATTCTCGGATTTACGCTTAAAATAAAGAATAAATTCATAATAATCAGCAGTAATAAAGAGTTTGCAGCTTCTGTCGATTCAGCCGTATACAAAAATGTAAGCATGGTTTACAAGATGCCTTCTGGTCTAAGCGCAGAGGATGCTCTTGAAGAAATAGAAAATATCACGGCAGCGGGTATTTTTGGATTGCATATCGATAAAAGTATTTTTGATTCGGTAGGTGTATACCTGTTTTCCATAAAACATCACGGCAAATATCTTGATCTGTATATTCAGGACGGAAAGGTCGATGAGCAATACAGTGATTTTATATTTGAGGGCAGAGGCAAAACTATTCTGATATCTTCTGAACCCGCAACACATCTGGAACAAAAGAAAAGATCTCTGGCAGCACACAGAAATATTTCAGCAGCACTTTTTATACATCTTGTTGTAGGTTTTGAATTTTTTGCTTCTTTCAGGAATGTGTATATTACTAAAGAACTAGGGTATGAAGCGTCATATTTAAGCATTATATTGGGATTATGTGCTTTACTTGCTGTTATGGGATCTCTTATATCAAATTATCTAAGCAATTTATTCGGAAAGCGAAATGTTCTTATGGGCAACCTGTTTTTACATTGTGCGGGCGATGCTCTTTTACTTTTTGCGGGTGGGTCTCCTATATTACTCGGTTTTGCGTTGGGTGTTCCTGCCATGGCTGCTGCAGGAATAGGTGCTCTTTTTATACCATTTTTATATTCTTCACTTAAAACTATAGGAAAAGAAGATAATTTTGAATCGGTTTATGGGAAAATAAGGAGCAAATTTTGGATAGGATTTGCGATTTCAGTACTTTTGGGTAGTTTGCTTGCAGAAGTTGTAACTATGACTTTTGTAATTGCTATGTCAAGTATTTTAATAACATTTTTGAGTATTTATTCACTTATAATGACAAAATCCATTGCAGACAATAGGCAGGAAGAGAAAACTAAAGAAGAGAAACAGTTTTCTAATTTAAAAGAAAGTAAAAAGATATGGAATGCCGTCAAAACCGTGCTTACAACAAAAAATCTGAATACTATGGTTATAATCAACTTTATAATTGACAGTGGATTATTTGTTTTTCTTGATTTAGGTATGCAGCTTATGCTCCACAATGAGGGTAACGGTTTGAGAACACTAGCTATTGGCATTGTAGTTTTTTCTGCAAGCTTAATGCAAAGCGTGGCAAGCAAGTTTGTCAGTAAAGTTTCATCATTTGTAAATAATTATTCTAGAAGAATAGTATATTTTACTTCTCTAACGGCACTTGTGGCTGGTTTCTTAGTATTTCATAATTTCTTTTTCTTAATAGCGTTTTATCTGCTTGCAAGTTTCTGGCAGGGCACATCATCCGTAGTTGAACCTGCTAAAGTAGAAAAAACATTATCTGATAATATCAGCCCCTACTGGTTTTCTGCAAAAATAGTTATAAATAGCGTGCTTGCCGCAGTGGTTGAATTAATTATTGCTTTATTGCTGTTTAACAACTTCGCCTATGCTACAATATTAATGCTTATGATGGCGGCAATAACGGTGTTTTCTGCAATTTTAAGCTCCTCATTTAGTAAACGGAAAAATCAAAAAGACTTTAACGAACTTCCTAATATTATGCTTACAAACAGAATGCTAAGCGCTGCATAG
- a CDS encoding anaerobic ribonucleoside-triphosphate reductase activating protein has translation MNIGGLQKLSLIEYPEKTAAIIFTQGCNMFCPYCHNPQLVYKDMFEQVLNVAEIFSFLEKRQRLLQAVVITGGEPTVQKDLKDFIRKIKSYRYAVKLDTNGTNPQILEELIKENLINFIAMDIKSPLEKYNLFYKGDIKKIENSIFIIKNSKVPHLFRTTFDEELLCKLDLQIIEELVFPSRHIVQPHIKRDKKTLSSFNV, from the coding sequence ATGAATATAGGCGGCCTTCAAAAATTATCTTTAATAGAGTATCCTGAAAAAACAGCAGCGATAATTTTTACGCAAGGCTGCAATATGTTTTGCCCTTATTGTCACAATCCGCAGCTTGTATATAAGGACATGTTTGAACAAGTTTTAAATGTAGCTGAGATTTTCTCATTTTTAGAAAAAAGACAGCGTTTGCTGCAAGCTGTTGTAATAACAGGCGGTGAGCCCACAGTTCAAAAAGATTTAAAAGATTTCATAAGAAAGATTAAAAGTTATAGATATGCTGTAAAACTGGACACAAATGGCACAAATCCGCAGATTTTAGAAGAACTCATAAAAGAAAATCTGATAAATTTTATAGCTATGGACATCAAATCTCCTTTGGAAAAATATAATCTTTTCTATAAAGGTGATATAAAAAAAATCGAAAATTCAATATTCATAATAAAAAACTCAAAAGTTCCTCATCTTTTCAGAACTACTTTTGACGAAGAACTTTTATGCAAATTGGACTTACAAATAATAGAAGAGCTTGTTTTTCCATCGCGACACATAGTCCAGCCGCACATAAAGCGGGACAAAAAAACGCTAAGCTCTTTTAATGTATAA
- a CDS encoding GyrI-like domain-containing protein → MPRLSQYIFIHQNEQPVLTIEARTSLKDLRKVVSVNRLKIAEYLSKKNVAFTDIPFVAYHNSDINNLEIEICFPINKHISGKGDIKFSIIPEGEIVFCLIQGGHLERKHLYEEMAQWFADNKLKHGSSTYEYFYPSEDTSDDKTLVKIAIGVINGPYSQKKLKWIEDFKKFR, encoded by the coding sequence ATGCCAAGGTTGTCGCAATACATTTTTATACATCAAAATGAACAACCAGTGCTTACTATAGAAGCAAGAACTTCACTTAAAGACCTGCGAAAAGTTGTTTCAGTAAACAGACTGAAAATTGCCGAATATCTTTCAAAAAAGAATGTGGCTTTTACAGATATTCCTTTTGTTGCATACCATAATTCCGATATTAATAATCTTGAAATAGAAATATGTTTTCCTATAAATAAGCATATTTCAGGAAAAGGAGATATAAAGTTTTCCATAATTCCCGAAGGGGAAATCGTTTTTTGCTTAATTCAGGGAGGTCATCTTGAAAGAAAGCATTTATATGAAGAGATGGCTCAATGGTTTGCTGACAATAAGCTTAAACATGGAAGTAGTACATATGAATATTTTTATCCATCTGAAGACACTTCCGATGATAAAACTCTGGTAAAGATTGCTATTGGCGTGATAAACGGACCTTATTCGCAGAAGAAATTAAAATGGATAGAGGATTTTAAAAAATTCCGATAG
- a CDS encoding transglycosylase domain-containing protein: MNFKNTFLKIIFYFFLTAVPLCIIVSGKILEKMTEDLPSISQLENYTPNLSTKIYDKDDNLIAELFTERRMLVPINEIPIDLQNAFISIEDNAFFQHWGVSAKGIIRAFSRIVLRRKVAEGGSTITQQLAKTIFLTPEKTLKRKIKELLLTIQLEKDYSKDEILQFYINQIYFGSGAYGAQSAAKVYFNKNVEDLNLAECATLAAIPKSPNYYNPFKKAEASLIRRNLVLAKMRQLGYITPQQEQEALEVPLPIKEDRLKEESGHYFVEFLRIMLEPKYGTNVLFKAGLSIYTTLDIAVQTAAEKALENELEKFDAEKAKVFENAGKEPVKVQGALIAMDIKTGAIRAMVGGRSFKETQFNRAIQAKRQPGSAFKPFVYLAAIEAGLTTATLLNDEQMVFVYNGANWDLVSRDIKTLESIAEEISEEDLIDTQKIWTPVNYGGKYRGPVSLRTALALSINTCAIETIMQITPRKVIQSAKKLGISTPLSNSFALALGSSDVTLQEMVSAYSTFASGGVKTTPYVITKITDKDGRILEQNLPKQKEILPPQICFVMTNMLKSVVERGSGWYAKYLNRPCAGKTGTTNEGSDVWFIGYTPQLAAGVWVGYDDRTISLGDRVTGGNLACPIWTKFMKEALEGKPIVDFSQPDNIDWALIDPQTGLLALSKTPGAFLEAFIKGTAPKQYYDQIIPDSKRIDLTIEEEGF, encoded by the coding sequence ATGAATTTTAAAAATACTTTTTTAAAAATAATTTTTTATTTTTTTCTCACGGCAGTTCCATTATGTATTATTGTCAGTGGTAAAATTTTAGAAAAAATGACCGAAGACTTGCCTTCCATAAGCCAGTTGGAAAATTACACTCCTAATCTATCTACAAAGATCTATGATAAAGATGATAATTTGATAGCTGAACTTTTTACGGAAAGAAGAATGTTGGTACCGATCAATGAAATTCCAATAGATTTGCAAAATGCCTTTATCTCTATAGAAGACAATGCCTTTTTTCAGCATTGGGGCGTATCGGCAAAAGGAATTATTCGCGCTTTTTCGAGAATAGTGCTGAGAAGAAAAGTTGCTGAAGGCGGTTCCACTATAACTCAGCAGCTTGCAAAAACAATATTTTTAACTCCAGAAAAAACTTTAAAGCGCAAAATCAAAGAACTCTTGCTTACCATACAGCTTGAAAAAGATTATTCAAAAGATGAAATTTTACAGTTTTATATAAATCAAATTTATTTCGGCAGCGGCGCTTATGGGGCGCAGTCGGCTGCAAAAGTTTACTTCAATAAAAACGTCGAAGATTTAAATCTTGCCGAATGCGCAACTCTTGCGGCAATACCAAAATCGCCTAACTATTATAATCCTTTCAAAAAAGCAGAAGCTTCTTTAATAAGAAGAAATCTTGTACTGGCAAAAATGAGACAGCTCGGATATATAACTCCACAACAGGAACAGGAAGCTCTTGAAGTGCCTCTTCCGATAAAAGAAGATAGGCTCAAAGAGGAATCAGGGCATTATTTTGTAGAATTTCTAAGAATAATGCTTGAACCTAAATACGGAACAAATGTTTTGTTTAAAGCTGGACTTTCGATATATACGACTCTTGATATAGCTGTACAAACGGCGGCAGAAAAAGCTTTGGAAAATGAACTTGAAAAATTTGATGCAGAAAAAGCCAAAGTTTTTGAAAATGCAGGAAAAGAACCAGTAAAAGTACAGGGCGCGTTGATAGCAATGGACATAAAAACAGGAGCAATCAGAGCAATGGTTGGTGGCAGAAGTTTTAAAGAAACGCAGTTTAACAGGGCAATTCAAGCAAAACGTCAGCCCGGCTCGGCTTTTAAACCTTTCGTTTACCTTGCCGCAATAGAAGCTGGACTTACCACCGCAACACTTCTTAACGATGAACAAATGGTGTTTGTTTACAACGGCGCCAATTGGGATTTGGTTTCAAGAGATATAAAAACCCTTGAAAGCATTGCAGAAGAAATTTCGGAAGAGGACTTAATTGACACTCAAAAAATATGGACACCAGTAAATTACGGCGGCAAATACAGAGGTCCTGTTTCTTTGAGAACGGCTCTAGCTTTATCCATAAACACATGCGCCATAGAGACAATAATGCAGATTACACCGAGAAAAGTGATACAGTCGGCAAAAAAGCTCGGTATCAGCACTCCACTTTCAAATTCTTTTGCTTTGGCGCTGGGTTCAAGCGACGTAACTTTACAGGAAATGGTTTCGGCTTATTCCACATTCGCCTCCGGAGGCGTTAAAACGACTCCTTATGTTATCACAAAAATAACTGATAAAGACGGAAGAATTTTAGAGCAAAATCTTCCCAAACAAAAAGAAATTTTACCTCCGCAAATATGTTTTGTTATGACAAACATGCTAAAATCCGTTGTCGAAAGGGGCAGCGGCTGGTATGCAAAATATCTTAACAGACCCTGCGCAGGAAAAACAGGAACTACAAACGAAGGCAGCGACGTTTGGTTTATAGGTTACACTCCGCAGCTTGCAGCTGGGGTGTGGGTAGGATATGACGACAGAACCATATCTTTAGGCGACAGAGTTACCGGAGGAAATTTAGCATGTCCGATTTGGACAAAATTTATGAAAGAAGCTCTTGAGGGAAAACCTATAGTCGATTTCAGCCAACCGGACAATATAGACTGGGCTTTAATAGATCCGCAAACTGGACTTTTAGCGCTTAGCAAAACGCCAGGCGCATTTTTGGAAGCTTTTATAAAAGGCACGGCCCCAAAACAATATTATGATCAGATTATTCCAGATTCAAAAAGGATTGATCTTACAATCGAAGAAGAAGGATTTTAG
- a CDS encoding anaerobic ribonucleoside-triphosphate reductase, with protein MTKNEITQKLSELKTQKANIEGTKCEVYSRVVGYLRPVTLWNEGKKEEFKIRKHYCPCK; from the coding sequence ATGACAAAAAATGAAATTACACAAAAGCTTTCAGAACTGAAAACGCAAAAAGCAAACATTGAAGGCACAAAATGCGAAGTTTACTCAAGAGTTGTAGGATATTTACGACCAGTAACTTTGTGGAACGAAGGTAAAAAAGAAGAATTTAAAATCCGCAAACATTACTGCCCTTGCAAGTAA
- the metE gene encoding 5-methyltetrahydropteroyltriglutamate--homocysteine S-methyltransferase: protein MSIKTLITGFPRIGEKRELKKALESYWSGAIKAEQLHKTASQIRQKSLLYQKNCGIDLISVNDFSLYDNMLDTAVMLNAVSERFKVIENDLDRYFAMARGNDKATALEMTKWFNTNYHYIVPELNGNMKPMLNALKIISEYKEAKKAAVTPKINIIGPVTFLGLSKNKEGNVYNAYFDKILSIYKELLSEISKLDDIVYVQFEEPLLVKDTTNLELTLLKTAYTSLSCVSDKIKIIVTSYFEHSTEAVEILTETGIWAVALDFVYGKKNLQALKKLNSKKLIAGVVDGRNVWINDIDKSVKLLDKIAENVPHQDIIISTSCSLLHVPYALENEPDSDIKRWLSFAYEKVKETVLIAKLFHKDSLSEQEEIFLAQSRAAIEEKKTSCKINDISVQTRVKNIQKFERGGNFKERNPLQKKNLNLPLLPTTTIGSYPQTDDIRSIRKEYKKGNICLEEYESGIKKYIDNCVAFQDETGLDVLVHGEPERNDMVEYFGEMLKGFHFTTNAWVQSYGSRCVKPPIIYGDISRPQPMTVKWITYAQSKTKKAMKGMLTGPVTILNWSFVRDDKPRNEVSKQIALALSDEINDLQQAGIKIIQVDEAAFKEGYPIRKENIAEYEKWAVENFKLAVSTAKKETQIHTHMCYSEFNEIVKTIEAMDADVLTIETTRSGNELLNAFKQVGYKNEIGPGVYDIHSPRIPQVEEFADQIRKLKEIIPVQRLWINPDCGLKTRKWEEVKPALKNMVEAVKIIRDKN from the coding sequence ATGTCAATTAAGACACTCATCACTGGTTTTCCGAGAATTGGTGAAAAAAGAGAATTAAAAAAAGCTTTAGAAAGTTATTGGTCAGGAGCAATTAAGGCCGAACAGCTGCATAAAACCGCCTCACAAATACGCCAAAAAAGCCTGCTTTACCAAAAAAACTGCGGAATTGATCTTATCAGCGTAAACGATTTTAGTTTATATGACAATATGCTTGACACCGCCGTAATGTTAAACGCGGTATCAGAAAGATTTAAGGTTATTGAAAACGACCTTGATCGTTATTTTGCCATGGCGCGTGGAAACGATAAAGCAACTGCCCTTGAAATGACTAAATGGTTTAATACAAATTACCATTATATCGTTCCAGAATTAAATGGCAATATGAAACCCATGCTCAACGCTTTAAAAATCATATCGGAATATAAAGAAGCGAAAAAGGCTGCTGTAACACCTAAAATAAATATTATAGGACCCGTAACGTTTTTAGGATTGTCAAAAAATAAAGAAGGAAACGTATATAATGCATATTTCGATAAAATTCTTTCCATATATAAAGAACTGCTGTCTGAAATTTCAAAGCTTGATGATATAGTATATGTTCAATTTGAAGAGCCCCTTTTAGTAAAAGATACTACAAATCTTGAATTAACACTTTTAAAAACCGCATACACTTCGCTTTCATGCGTCAGTGATAAAATTAAAATCATAGTGACTTCATATTTTGAACATTCTACTGAAGCGGTTGAAATTCTTACAGAGACGGGAATATGGGCTGTGGCGCTTGATTTTGTCTATGGCAAAAAGAATTTGCAAGCATTAAAGAAATTAAATTCAAAAAAACTTATAGCGGGAGTTGTTGACGGTAGAAATGTTTGGATTAACGATATAGACAAAAGTGTAAAATTGTTAGATAAAATTGCCGAAAACGTGCCTCATCAGGATATTATCATCTCTACAAGCTGCTCCCTTCTTCATGTTCCGTATGCACTGGAAAACGAGCCTGACAGCGATATAAAACGCTGGCTGAGTTTTGCTTACGAAAAAGTAAAAGAAACAGTGCTTATTGCAAAACTGTTTCACAAAGATTCTTTATCCGAACAGGAAGAAATTTTTCTTGCACAAAGCCGCGCTGCGATAGAAGAAAAGAAAACTTCTTGTAAAATTAATGATATTTCCGTTCAAACACGTGTTAAAAATATTCAAAAGTTTGAACGCGGGGGAAATTTCAAAGAAAGAAACCCGCTGCAAAAGAAAAATTTAAACCTTCCGCTTCTTCCGACAACAACCATTGGCAGTTATCCGCAAACAGACGACATACGTAGTATCAGAAAAGAATATAAGAAAGGAAATATTTGTCTTGAAGAATACGAGTCAGGAATAAAAAAATATATTGATAACTGTGTAGCTTTTCAGGATGAAACGGGTTTAGACGTTTTAGTGCATGGCGAACCTGAAAGAAACGATATGGTGGAGTATTTCGGAGAAATGCTTAAAGGTTTTCATTTTACGACAAATGCATGGGTACAAAGTTACGGTTCAAGATGTGTAAAACCGCCTATCATTTACGGAGATATTTCTCGGCCGCAGCCGATGACGGTAAAATGGATAACGTATGCGCAAAGCAAAACAAAAAAAGCGATGAAAGGCATGCTAACAGGGCCTGTTACGATTTTAAACTGGTCTTTTGTAAGAGACGACAAGCCAAGAAATGAAGTGTCAAAACAAATAGCGTTGGCATTAAGTGATGAAATAAACGATTTGCAGCAGGCAGGAATAAAAATAATTCAAGTTGATGAAGCTGCATTTAAAGAAGGCTATCCGATACGAAAAGAAAACATAGCTGAATATGAAAAATGGGCAGTTGAAAATTTCAAGCTGGCCGTAAGTACTGCAAAAAAAGAAACGCAGATACACACGCATATGTGTTACAGCGAGTTCAATGAAATAGTAAAAACAATAGAAGCGATGGATGCAGATGTTTTAACGATAGAAACGACAAGAAGCGGAAATGAATTATTAAATGCATTTAAGCAGGTTGGATACAAAAATGAAATAGGACCCGGCGTTTACGATATCCATTCGCCTAGAATTCCGCAGGTTGAAGAATTTGCAGATCAAATAAGAAAGTTAAAAGAAATCATACCTGTCCAACGTCTCTGGATAAATCCGGACTGTGGACTAAAAACAAGAAAATGGGAAGAAGTAAAACCAGCATTAAAAAACATGGTGGAAGCGGTAAAAATTATCAGAGACAAAAACTGA
- a CDS encoding carbohydrate porin, whose product MKRSIAAVAMAVCLFFGSNAFALTVEEELALLKEDVAKLKSGSVSDALGIQTNAGATFVLQGVSKANDGSDKGRIDGSLSVDLEFSKEFSNGGTAFLHLEGAIGEGLNDKLSLYSPLNGDAGTTLSIFSIAEFWYEQALFDNKLTITFGRLDPTGYFDGNEVANDETEQFLTSMFVNNSTILFPDYSLGLSVSYSPVEFLSLTYAYFNQDSIEFNNIDTAGFNIVEAGFKVGETGNYRLTYWLSNVDSRDESVFGFALSVDQQITESIALFARYGYKNPKIADDDNPLSHTWSFGAGFNGSLWQRNDDAVGIAVGQNLISKDYASINNRKEDAETQAELYYKLALTENIALTPILQYVIKPAGGNITEDDIFTFGIRTQIGF is encoded by the coding sequence ATGAAGAGAAGTATCGCAGCAGTAGCAATGGCAGTATGTTTATTTTTTGGAAGCAACGCTTTTGCCTTGACAGTTGAAGAAGAGTTAGCTCTTCTTAAAGAAGACGTAGCAAAATTAAAAAGTGGTAGTGTCTCTGACGCTTTAGGAATTCAAACTAATGCTGGCGCCACATTTGTTTTGCAGGGCGTTTCAAAAGCAAATGATGGTTCGGATAAAGGGAGAATTGACGGTTCTTTGAGTGTGGATTTGGAGTTCAGCAAAGAGTTTTCTAATGGAGGAACGGCTTTCTTACATCTTGAAGGCGCAATAGGGGAAGGATTAAATGATAAACTGTCGCTATACAGTCCTTTAAATGGAGATGCAGGCACAACTTTAAGTATTTTTTCAATAGCGGAATTTTGGTATGAACAGGCTTTGTTCGATAATAAGTTGACAATAACTTTCGGAAGATTAGATCCTACCGGATATTTTGACGGAAACGAAGTTGCCAACGATGAGACCGAACAGTTCTTAACCTCAATGTTTGTCAATAATTCCACTATACTTTTCCCTGACTATTCTTTAGGTTTGAGCGTTTCTTATTCTCCGGTCGAGTTTTTGAGTTTAACTTATGCTTATTTTAATCAGGATTCAATAGAGTTTAACAATATAGATACCGCAGGTTTTAACATTGTTGAAGCGGGATTTAAAGTCGGAGAAACCGGGAATTATCGTTTGACATATTGGTTAAGCAATGTAGACTCCAGAGATGAAAGTGTTTTTGGTTTTGCTTTAAGCGTGGATCAACAGATAACGGAATCCATAGCATTGTTTGCCAGATATGGTTATAAAAATCCTAAAATAGCTGATGATGACAATCCTCTTTCTCATACATGGAGTTTTGGAGCCGGATTTAATGGTTCGCTTTGGCAGAGAAACGATGACGCAGTTGGAATAGCCGTAGGCCAAAATTTGATTTCAAAAGATTATGCAAGTATAAACAATCGTAAAGAAGATGCCGAAACACAAGCTGAACTCTATTATAAACTTGCGCTTACTGAAAACATCGCCTTAACGCCTATTTTACAATATGTCATAAAACCCGCAGGCGGAAATATTACAGAAGATGACATTTTTACATTCGGCATAAGAACGCAGATAGGTTTTTAA